The Benincasa hispida cultivar B227 chromosome 11, ASM972705v1, whole genome shotgun sequence genome has a segment encoding these proteins:
- the LOC120090160 gene encoding oligopeptide transporter 1-like yields the protein MIGNHVEDPRSKLKDDNDNKNFSSLSMAGGEEEENDCPIEEVRLTVPITDNPSEVALTFRTWSLGLLSCCLLAFVNQFFGYRQNQLYISSVSAQIVALPLGKLMAATLPAKIIKLPFNWSFSLNPGPFTLKEHVLITIFANCGSSSVYAVNIVTIVKAFYHRTLHPAAALMLSMTTQMLGYGWAGIFRKFLVDSPYMWWPANLVQVSLFRALHEKEKRPRGGHTRLQFFLLIFISSFSYYLVPSYLFPSITCISIACLIWKDSIIAQQIGSGFYGLGIGSFGIDWSTVASFLGSPLATPGFAIINILVGFFLIVYVMLPIAYWSNAYEAKRFPFISSHTFDSLGNPYNISRVLNSKTFDLDQVGYDNYSKLYLSVFFAFSYGLSFATLTATISHVALFHGKTIWQLWKKTTTAMNQLGDVHTRIMKRNYKEVPQWWFHSILIVMVALALYACEGFDKQLQLPWWGILLACGIALFFTLPIGIIQATTNMQPGLNVITELIIGYIYPGKPLANVAFKTYGYISMAQALSFVGDFKLGHYMKIPPRSMFTVQLVGTMVSSSVYFATAWWLLTTIPNICDIDQLPEGSPWTCPGDDVFYNASIIWGVVGPLRMFTKYGVYGQMNWFFLIGLLAPLPIWLLSLKFPEKKWITLINMPIIIGATGGMPPARSVNYITWGIVGIFFNFYVYKKFKGWWARHNYILSAALDAGVAFMGIVIYFTLQSKDIFGPDWWGLISDDHCNLAKCPTAPGVVAKGCPVL from the exons ATGATAGGAAATCATGTTGAGGATCCTCGATCCAAGCTCAAGGATGACAATGACAACAAAAATTTCTCAAGTTTGTCCATGGCTG GAggagaggaggaagaaaatgaCTGTCCCATCGAGGAAGTTCGGCTGACAGTTCCGATCACCGACAATCCATCGGAGGTGGCACTGACATTCAGAACATGGTCTTTGGGGCTGCTATCATGTTGTCTTCTGGCATTTGTGAACCAATTTTTTGGGTATCGTCAAAACCAACTCTATATTTCATCTGTATCAGCTCAGATTGTGGCTTTGCCTCTTGGAAAGCTGATGGCTGCAACTCTCCCTGCCAAAATTATCAAGCTACCCTTTAATTGGTCCTTCTCTTTGAATCCTGGTCCTTTCACCTtgaaagaacatgttctcaTTACCATTTTTGCCAATTGTGGATCTAGCAGTGTTTATGCTGTTAATATTGTCACCATTGTTAAGGCTTTCTACCATAGAACTCTTCATCCTGCTGCTGCTTTGATGCTTTCTATGACTACTCAG ATGCTTGGCTATGGATGGGCTGGAATATTCAGAAAATTCCTTGTGGATTCACCATACATGTGGTGGCCAGCAAATTTGGTTCAAGTTTCTCTTTTCAG GGCATTGCATGAGAAAGAGAAGAGGCCAAGAGGAGGACATACAAGACTCCAATTTTTCCTCCTAATTTTCATCTCAAGCTTTTCTTACTACCTTGTTCCTAGCTATCTCTTCCCCTCCATTACTTGTATCTCTATTGCCTGTCTCATTTGGAAAGACTCCATCATTGCCCAACAGATCGGTTCGGGTTTCTATGGTCTTGGCATCGGCTCGTTCGGTATCGACTGGTCGACCGTTGCTTCCTTCTTGGGCAGTCCTTTGGCCACCCCTGGCTTTGCCATTATCAATATCTTAGTTGGGTTTTTCTTGATTGTCTATGTTATGCTCCCAATTGCATACTGGTCTAATGCCTATGAAGCCAAACGTTTTCCCTTCATTTCTTCTCACACTTTTGATTCCTTAGGCAATCCCTACAACATTTCTAGAGTTCTTAATAGCAAAACCTTTGATCTTGACCAAGTTGGCTATGATAACTATAGCAAACTTTACTTGAGTGTCTTCTTTGCCTTTTCTTATGGCTTGAGCTTTGCTACTTTGACTGCCACTATTTCCCATGTCGCTCTCTTCCATGGAAA AACAATATGGCAACTATGGAAGAAGACGACGACGGCGATGAATCAACTCGGAGATGTGCATACAAGAATAATGAAGAGGAACTATAAAGAAGTGCCTCAATGGTGGTTTCACAGTATCTTAATTGTAATGGTTGCTCTTGCCTTGTATGCTTGTGAAGGTTTTGACAAACAACTCCAATTGCCATGGTGGGGGATTTTACTTGCTTGTGGAATTGCATTGTTCTTCACTTTGCCTATTGGAATCATTCAAGCCACAACAAATATG CAACCAGGATTAAATGTCATAACAGAGTTGATCATAGGTTATATTTACCCAGGAAAGCCTCTAGCAAATGTGGCTTTCAAAACTTATGGTTATATCAGCATGGCACAAGCTCTTAGCTTTGTTGGTGATTTCAAATTAGGACATTACATGAAGATCCCACCAAGATCCATGTTCACAGTTCAg CTCGTAGGAACAATGGTATCCTCAAGTGTCTACTTCGCCACGGCATGGTGGCTTCTAACAACCATACCAAACATCTGCGACATAGATCAATTACCAGAAGGAAGTCCATGGACATGTCCCGGCGACGACGTATTCTACAACGCATCAATCATATGGGGAGTAGTAGGACCGCTACGTATGTTCACGAAATACGGTGTTTACGGGCAAATGAACTGGTTCTTCCTGATCGGATTACTCGCCCCATTGCCAATTTGGCTTCTATCTCTAAAATTCCCTGAAAAGAAATGGATTACACTGATAAACATGCCAATCATAATAGGAGCAACCGGAGGAATGCCACCAGCAAGATCAGTGAATTACATAACATGGGGAATAGTTGGAATATTCTTCAATTTCTATGTGTACAAGAAATTCAAAGGATGGTGGGCAAGACATAACTATATATTATCAGCTGCATTGGATGCTGGGGTTGCATTTATGGGGATTGTTATATATTTTACTTTACAATCAAAGGATATTTTTGGACCAGATTGGTGGGGTTTGATAAGTGATGATCATtgcaatttggctaagtgtcctACAGCTCCAGGGGTTGTGGCTAAAGGATGTCCTGTTCTTTAA